From the Roseofilum casamattae BLCC-M143 genome, the window GGAAGATAGTAATGGGAATGGGAATTACGATGTAGGTGAAACCTTTGACGATCGCGGTTTAAATAATCTCGATATTTTCTTGATGCCAGCCGAAGCGACGGATATTAGTCAAAGTATTTGGTCTTCGATTAGCGAAGTCGATAGTACCGAACATTTGGTCTATCGGATTCCGCAAACTCGGAAATATAAGATTCGGGTTTATTATCGCGATCGCGTTCATGAAGCCGAACAAGATTATGCGATCGCTTGGTGGTCTGTTCCCGCGAGTTATTAGAAATTCTATTATCGATGAAAGTTCTGCATCCTTTACATACCGCTATTCTCGTTTCAGATCTGGAGAAAGCCGACCATTTTTATGGGACGATTTTGAGTTTGGAAAAGTGCGATCGCGCGCTGAAGTTTCCCGGCATTTGGTATCAGATTGGCGAGTACCAATTACATTTAATGCTGAATTCCGATATTGCGATCGCTCGGCAGAACGAACAGAAGTGGGGACGGAATGCTCATATTGCTTTTCGCGTTGATTCCTTACAGGAGACAAAGCAACGGCTAATTGAGTATAACTGTTCCTTTCAGTTAAGTTCGTCGGGGCGATCGGCGTTGTTTGTGGAAGATCCGGATGGCAATATTTTGGAGTTGAGTGAGGGATAATATCAATTAACAATTAATAATTAACAATTAATAACGGGTATTAGAGCGTATTTATAAACTAAACCTTAAGACACACCAACCAATTGCTGTTAGGTGATTTCAAGCTCTTCTCGGAGCTTGTGAGTTGAAATCGGGAAAATTTGGCTACAAAGCTTGCTAGCAACAGACTTTACTTTTTCTTTATAAATAGGCTCTTAGATGGATCAGTTGTTACTAAGATTGAAGGAGTTGGTGCTCGTGTAGTTTACAGCACTTTTTGATGTCATGAGGTACAATAATAAGGTATACAGACCAATGGAGAGGCGATGAAAGCAT encodes:
- a CDS encoding VOC family protein, translating into MKVLHPLHTAILVSDLEKADHFYGTILSLEKCDRALKFPGIWYQIGEYQLHLMLNSDIAIARQNEQKWGRNAHIAFRVDSLQETKQRLIEYNCSFQLSSSGRSALFVEDPDGNILELSEG